The genomic window GTGAAGGCCCGGGGTTGCGATCGACGGGTCGGCCGCGTAATTCCCCGACCGCATCTCCCCTCATGAAGAAGTCCCGGCGACGCGCCCGGAAAAAGTTCTAAGCTCGCTCCATTCCGTGGGAGGACACCGATGATTCGAAGATCGATGATTCCGATCCTGGCGCTGTCGATCGCGACCGCCGTGAGCGCCGCCGAGTCCCCGAAGCCGTTCTTCGTTCTCCGGGACGCCGGAAACGGAGTCTGGGCCGCGATCGCGATTCCGGGGATGCACGCCGGCGGGAACGCGGGATTCGTCGTGGGCACGGATGCCGTGGCCGTCGTCGACACGTTCGGAAAGCCGGAGGCGGCGGAGCAGCTCCTCGCCGCGATCCGGGAAAAGACGAACGTTCCGATCCGGTTCGTCATCGACACGCACTACCACGCCGATCACATCGCGGGGAACGGCGTCTTCGCGCAGGCGGGCGCCGTCGTGATGGCGCAGCGGAACGTCCGCGCCTGGGCGCGGACCGAGAACAAGCGCATCCTCTTCCCGCCCGTGACGGAAGAGGAGCTCCGCTCGATCGCGGGGCTGACGCTGCCCTCGCTCGTCTACGGCGACGGCCTCGAGCTCGATCTCGGCGGCCGGCGCGTCGTCGTGCGCGTGATGCCCGGCCACACCGGGGGCGACTCCGTCGTCGTGGTGCCGGATTCGAAGGTCGTCTTCACGGGCGACCTCTTCTGGGATCACTCGCTGCCGAACCTGGTCGACGCGGATACCGCAAGGCAGATCGCGACCCTCGACACTCTGGCCCGCGACTATCCCGATTCGGCGTTCGTTCCGGGGCACGGGCGTTTCCTCGACCGTCCCGAGCTCGACTCGTGGAAACTCGCCCGCGCTTCCGACGTGATGGCGCTGCGGGACTACCTCTCCGGCCTCCGGCAGGCCGTGAAGGAAGCCCGGGACGCCGGAAAGTCGGGAGCGGCGCTCCGGGAGGACGTCCTGCCGAAGATCCGCGCGCGGTGGGGCGACTGGTTCGCCTTCGACTTCTTCGCTCCGAAGAACATCGAGCAGACCGAGGCGGAGCTCGCGGGAGCGAAGGAGCGGCCGAAGCCGGCGGATTGACGTGGAGGCCTTATGATCCTTGCCGCTTGACGCTGCTCAGGGCGTGCGGGATCGCGAAAGGAGACGAGAATGGCATACGGCATCGTGCATTTTTTTCCCGGTGGAACGAAGGAGCAGTACGAGGCGTCTCTCGGAGCGGTGCACCCCGACCGGAACGTGCTGCCGAAAGGTCAGATCTTCCATGCCGCGGGACCGTCCGCGGGCGGCTGGACGATCGTCGCGATCCACGACACGCGGGAGAGCTGGGAGCGATTCCGGGACGACATCCTCGGCCCGCGCCTGCAGAAGGGCGTTCCGGGCGGTTTCACGACCCCGCCGCAGGAGCAGTCCTTCGAGATCCACAACCTGCAGCGATAGCGGTTCGAGATCCGGTCCGGGGAAGGGAGCGTTCCCGCGAACCTTCCCCACGGGAAGAGAAGAGATGTCGCGGAGCGGCGGATGACGGGCCCAACCTGCTAAAATCCACCGCCCCGAGTCGGTAGCTCAGTCGGTAGAGCAACGGCCTTTTAAGCCGTGGGTCCCGGGTTCGAGCCCCGGCCGACTCACCACCTCATGGTTCGCGTCGCCCTGGCGGGGTTTCCGATCGCGGCGGGGGTCGCCGCCGGAAAGAGCGAGAGGCCGCCGGCGTCCCGGGAAGATCCGTTGCAGAGCGGCGTACGATGACTCCCGACGGCGACGGATGACCCGCGGCCGCAGGAGCGACCCGACTCCGCCGGTCGGCTTCACGCGGCCGGCGTCGGCAGTCGGTTCCAGAACTCCCCGTCCGCGCGGAAGATGGTCTCCTCGCGGCGGGGACCCGTCGAGACGGCGACCGCGCTCGCCCCGCAGAGCAGCTCGAGGAATTTGACGTATTCCTTCGCGTGCGGCGGGAGGTCGTCGAAATTCGTGATGCCCGTCGTGTCCTTCTTCCAGCCCGGGCAGTGGGTGTAGAGCGGCTCCAGGGCCTCGATGTCCTCGACGTCGGACGGGAGCTCGAGGACCCGCTGGCCGTGGAGCTTGTAGCCGACGCAGACGGGAATCTCGGGGAGCGTGTCGAGCACGTCGAGCTTCGTGACGGCCATGAAGTGCGCCCCCGACAGCTCGACGCCGCTTCGCGCGACGACCGCGTCGAACCAGCCCGTTCGCCGCGGACGGCCGGTGCTCGTGCCGTACTCGTTCCCGCGCTTGCGCAGGAATTCGCCCGTCTCGTCGGAGAGCTCGGTCGGGAACGGGCCGGCGCCCACGCGCGTCGTGTAGGCCTTGAGGACCACGAGCGAGGCCGAGAGAGACTGCGGGGGGATGCGGAGCCCGGCCGCGAGCCCGGCGCTCGAGCACGTCGAGGAGGTGACGTACGGATACGTGCCGGCGCAGAGGTCGAGCATGGCGCCGTGCGCGCCCTCGGCCAGGAGCGATTTGCCGCTCTTGAGATGTCCGCGGGCGCGCGCGCCCGTGTCGTCGAGGAGCGGAAGGAGGCGTTTCGATTGCTCGCGGAGGCGGGCGAAGACCTCGGATGCCGGCGGAGGAGCGCCGGTGCCGAGGGCGGCCGCCACGCCGCCGATCTCTCTCGCGAGTCGCTCGACCTTCGGCAGGAGGGTGCCGGGGTGCCGCAGAGCGCCCGTGCGGATCCCCGTCCGGGCGGCCCGCGTCTCGTAGGCGGGGCCGATCCCGCGGAGGGTCGTTCCGATCTTTCCGTCTCCCGCCGCGCTCTCGCGGGCGGCGTCGAGGAAGCGGTGATACGGCAGGATCAGGTGGGCCCGGTCGGAGATCCGGAGATGCCGCTCGACCTCGATGCCGGCGGCCTGCACCGCGTCGATCTCCTCGAAGAGGGCGTCGGGATCGAGCACGACGCC from Thermoanaerobaculia bacterium includes these protein-coding regions:
- a CDS encoding MBL fold metallo-hydrolase — protein: MIRRSMIPILALSIATAVSAAESPKPFFVLRDAGNGVWAAIAIPGMHAGGNAGFVVGTDAVAVVDTFGKPEAAEQLLAAIREKTNVPIRFVIDTHYHADHIAGNGVFAQAGAVVMAQRNVRAWARTENKRILFPPVTEEELRSIAGLTLPSLVYGDGLELDLGGRRVVVRVMPGHTGGDSVVVVPDSKVVFTGDLFWDHSLPNLVDADTARQIATLDTLARDYPDSAFVPGHGRFLDRPELDSWKLARASDVMALRDYLSGLRQAVKEARDAGKSGAALREDVLPKIRARWGDWFAFDFFAPKNIEQTEAELAGAKERPKPAD
- a CDS encoding adenylosuccinate synthase; amino-acid sequence: MQNERIQTLAVLGGQWGDEGKGKLVDLLSDRFDAVARYHGGHNAGHTVKFGDRHFALHLLPAGIIRGRESWIGDGVVLDPDALFEEIDAVQAAGIEVERHLRISDRAHLILPYHRFLDAARESAAGDGKIGTTLRGIGPAYETRAARTGIRTGALRHPGTLLPKVERLAREIGGVAAALGTGAPPPASEVFARLREQSKRLLPLLDDTGARARGHLKSGKSLLAEGAHGAMLDLCAGTYPYVTSSTCSSAGLAAGLRIPPQSLSASLVVLKAYTTRVGAGPFPTELSDETGEFLRKRGNEYGTSTGRPRRTGWFDAVVARSGVELSGAHFMAVTKLDVLDTLPEIPVCVGYKLHGQRVLELPSDVEDIEALEPLYTHCPGWKKDTTGITNFDDLPPHAKEYVKFLELLCGASAVAVSTGPRREETIFRADGEFWNRLPTPAA